In Raphanus sativus cultivar WK10039 chromosome 5, ASM80110v3, whole genome shotgun sequence, the following proteins share a genomic window:
- the LOC108857647 gene encoding F-box protein At3g57590 — MNPFFTTDITTDIFARLPAKSAAKCRTLSKQWSSILSTPDFAERFLTHSSTRPRLLFAVERDGHWTFFISPQPQPSHSPVVTAEFHTKFAGDVSQYLCSYASGLILFPDMWVPGKSDDTNPVVCNPVTGKYATLPYLTIYRKSRAFLGFDPVGKQFKVMSEEYPFCSQRNHHQVLSLGEGGEELSWRVKDGPQYSHCLSEAIQIDGVLYYLADNFDDSTRVVVRFDVRSEEFEFIEADCFAGQEAVNLINYKGKLAGVNWKYVKGDDDDEKIVLELSLWVLEDVVEMKEWVKSVYVLSEEKIVRRCNFSVAGMTEGGEIVLAMDYTAKVYHVFFFDLEKNALRSVQVQGFGDKLEAIGTRGRVRVFVDYVEDLSVYDEKQLKSSILKERGESKPSSSAQVKVELVEGVSE; from the coding sequence ATGAATCCCTTCTTCACAACAGACATCACCACCGACATCTTCGCGAGACTCCCGGCCAAATCAGCCGCCAAATGTCGCACTCTCTCGAAGCAATGGTCCTCCATCCTCAGCACTCCAGATTTCGCCGAACGCTTCCTCACTCACTCCTCAACTCGCCCGCGTCTCTTGTTCGCCGTCGAGCGTGACGGTCACTGGACCTTCTTCATCTCCCCTCAGCCTCAGCCCTCTCATTCTCCGGTAGTAACAGCTGAGTTTCACACCAAGTTCGCCGGAGACGTGAGCCAATACCTCTGCAGCTACGCTTCCGGTTTGATCCTCTTCCCCGACATGTGGGTGCCGGGTAAAAGCGACGACACCAACCCTGTGGTCTGCAACCCCGTCACCGGAAAGTACGCGACTTTACCTTACCTGACCATCTACAGAAAGTCGCGAGCTTTTCTAGGGTTTGACCCTGTCGGAAAACAGTTCAAGGTTATGTCGGAAGAATATCCGTTTTGTAGTCAAAGGAATCACCATCAGGTTCTGTCTTTAGGAGAAGGAGGTGAAGAGTTGAGTTGGAGGGTGAAGGATGGTCCACAATACTCCCATTGTTTGTCTGAAGCGATTCAGATCGACGGGGTTTTGTATTACTTAGCTGATAACTTTGATGATTCGACACGTGTGGTTGTTCGCTTTGATGTTCGGTCTGAGGAGTTTGAGTTCATCGAAGCTGATTGCTTTGCTGGCCAAGAGGCTGTTAACTTGATTAACTACAAGGGGAAATTAGCTGGTGTTAACTGGAAGTACGTTaaaggtgatgatgatgatgagaagatTGTTCTTGAGTTGTCTTTGTGGGTTCTTGAAGATGTTGTCGAGATGAAAGAGTGGGTGAAGTCTGTTTACGTTTTGTCTGAGGAGAAGATTGTTCGTCGTTGCAATTTCTCTGTTGCCGGGATGACTGAGGGAGGTGAGATTGTTTTGGCTATGGACTACACTGCGAAGGTTTACCACGTCTTCTTCTTTGATCTGGAGAAGAACGCTCTCAGAAGCGTTCAAGTGCAAGGGTTTGGAGATAAGCTGGAAGCGATTGGGACTCGTGGGAGGGTTCGTGTCTTTGTTGACTATGTTGAGGATCTCAGTGTTTACGATGAAAAGCAGCTCAAGTCAAGCATCTTGAAAGAGAGAGGTGAATCCAAGCCAAGCAGCTCTGCTCAAGTCAAGGTTGAACTCGTGGAAGGGGTCAGCGAGTGA
- the LOC108859086 gene encoding trihelix transcription factor ENAP1 — protein MKHAVNGSFSPGSSRPSPSSLPREDCWSEEATFTLIQAWGSRYVGLSRGGLRQNHWQEVANAVNGRHFNTGRNVSAAKSQPRRTDVQCKNRIDTLKKKYKVEKARASGAGGAGYVSSWPFFSDLDDLLGETFPASSSTPSLPMAIVPVPVAPRSAIPRRPAPSPAIMRIGGENLLGIRGNLNAFAAAAAAAAYSPAYGDDSDGSRSRSSGGGGKRRKREEKRGYREVAEAIERLGEIYERVEERKRKEMVELEKQRMRFAKELECHRMQLFTEMRLRLHKLRRTKGPTSSGET, from the coding sequence ATGAAGCACGCCGTCAACGGTTCCTTTTCTCCGGGATCTTCCCGTCCTTCCCCGTCGTCGCTTCCCCGAGAAGATTGCTGGAGCGAGGAAGCGACCTTCACGCTAATCCAAGCCTGGGGCTCTCGCTACGTCGGCCTCAGCCGCGGCGGTCTCCGTCAGAATCACTGGCAAGAGGTGGCCAACGCCGTCAACGGCCGTCACTTCAACACCGGCCGAAACGTCTCCGCCGCCAAATCGCAGCCCCGCCGCACCGACGTCCAGTGTAAAAACCGGATCGACACGCTGAAGAAGAAGTACAAAGTCGAGAAAGCTAGGGCTTCCGGCGCCGGCGGCGCTGGCTACGTCAGCTCGTGGCCTTTCTTCTCCGATCTCGACGACCTTCTCGGAGAAACCTTCCCGGCGTCTAGCTCTACTCCGTCGCTGCCGATGGCGATCGTTCCGGTTCCGGTCGCTCCACGATCGGCGATCCCCAGACGTCCGGCGCCGTCGCCGGCGATTATGCGAATCGGAGGGGAGAATTTGCTCGGAATTCGCGGGAATCTCAACGCGTTCGCGGCGgctgcggcggcggcggcgtATTCTCCGGCGTATGGAGATGATTCAGATGGGTCGAGGTCGAGATCGAGCGGAGGAGGAGGGAAGAGGAGGAAGCGCGAGGAGAAGCGAGGGTACAGGGAAGTAGCCGAAGCAATAGAGAGGCTTGGGGAGATATACGAGAGGGTGgaggagaggaagaggaaggagatGGTGGAGCTGGAGAAGCAGAGGATGCGATTCGCCAAGGAGTTGGAGTGCCATAGGATGCAGCTCTTCACCGAGATGCGTCTTCGTCTGCACAAACTCAGGCGGACCAAAGGTCCGACATCTTCCGGTGAGACATGA